CCAAAGAGTATGGAAATGCCTTTACTGAGTTGAATGATCCAATTGATCAATTGGAACGCTTTAAGGCGCAAGCTAAAGCCAAAGAATTGGGAGATGATGAAGCAACTGGCATTGACTACGACTATGTAGAAGCTCTTGAATACGGTATGCCACCAACAGGCGGACTCGGTATCGGAATCGACCGCCTCTGCATGCTCCTCACGGACACCACTACTATCCGTGACGTCTTACTCTTTCCAACGATGAAATAAATCGCGTTTTAAACCTTGATTTAATAGGCTTTCTAGCTACTAGATGCCAAAACTTAACACCAATTTAACACCAAATTTTTACACCTTGTAAAAATGGTAAACGAAAAAACAAACCGAACACCTTCATTTCAGAATTCGTATCTGAGGAAGATGTTCGGATTTTTTAAAACTTGTTTTTCCAAAAAATATCTATTTTTAGGAAAGATTGTATAACAATCGTAACCGCCCAATAACGAGGTGTCTATGATATTTTCCACGCCTCTAGTATACTGTTATCAGAAAACAGAACTGGAGGCTATTTTGATGTCACAACCTATTGTTCCCTTGAAAACACCACAATCTCGTCGATTTCCTCATAAATCCAGAAGTGATCTGATAATGAAAATGCGTATTGGAAAAGTTGAACTAAGCTTGTTCCAATCTCTTCATCAAGAAACACTGGAAACTATTTTAGATAAGGTACTTGCTTATGAACATCCGACTCAGTGATTTAGGACAAGTTTACTTGGTCTGCGGAAAAACGGATATGCGTCAAGGGATTGATTCGCTGGCTTATCTGGTAAAAAGTCAGTTCAACCTTGATCTCTTTTCTGGTCAAGTTTTTCTCTTCTGTGGCGGCCGCAAAGACCGGTTCAAAGCTCTTTACTGGGACGGACAAGGATTTTGGTTGCTTTACAAACGATTTGAAAACGGCAAACTCACTTGGCCTAATGATGAACATGAGGTCGAAGCCCTCACTTCCGAGCAAGTTGACTGGTTGATGAAGGGATTTTCGATAAGTCCTAAAATAAAACCTACAAATAGTCGTGATTTCTATTGAAATCATGGCTTTCTTTTAGGTATAAT
The window above is part of the Streptococcus himalayensis genome. Proteins encoded here:
- the tnpB gene encoding IS66 family insertion sequence element accessory protein TnpB (TnpB, as the term is used for proteins encoded by IS66 family insertion elements, is considered an accessory protein, since TnpC, encoded by a neighboring gene, is a DDE family transposase.); this translates as MNIRLSDLGQVYLVCGKTDMRQGIDSLAYLVKSQFNLDLFSGQVFLFCGGRKDRFKALYWDGQGFWLLYKRFENGKLTWPNDEHEVEALTSEQVDWLMKGFSISPKIKPTNSRDFY